One window from the genome of Balaenoptera musculus isolate JJ_BM4_2016_0621 chromosome 3, mBalMus1.pri.v3, whole genome shotgun sequence encodes:
- the KLHL26 gene encoding kelch-like protein 26 isoform X3 has translation MAASGGGGGAGGGGFGAGPGPERPNRAMFTGGMRETSQDVIELKGVSARGLRHIIDFAYSAEVTLDLDCVQDVLGAAVFLQMLPVVELCEEFLKAAMSVETCLNIGHMATTFSLASLKESVDTFTFRHFLQIAEEEDFLHLPLERLVFFLKSNRLQSCAEIDLFRVAVRWLQHDPARRLRASHVLCHIRFPLMRSSDLVDSVQTLDIMVEDVLCRQYLLEAFNYQVLPFRQHEMQSPRTAVRSDVPSLVAFGGTPYTDSDRSVSSKVYQLPEPGARHFRELTEMEVGCSHTCVAVLDNFVYVAGGQHLQYRSGEGAVDSCYRYDPHLNRWLRLQAMQESRIQFQLNVLCGMVYATGGRNRAGSLASVERYCPRRNEWGYACSLKRRTWGHAGASSGGRLYISGGYGISVEDKKALHCYDPETDQWEFKAPMSEPRVLHAMVGAGGRIYALGGRMDHVDRCFDVLAVEYYVPETDQWTSVSPMRAGQSEAGCCLLDRKIYIVGGYNWRLNNVTGIVQVYNTETDEWERDLHFPESFAGIACAPVLLPRARTRR, from the coding sequence GGCCATGTTCACGGGCGGCATGAGGGAGACGAGCCAGGACGTTATTGAGCTGAAGGGCGTGTCGGCCCGCGGCCTGCGGCACATCATCGACTTCGCCTACAGTGCCGAGGTGACACTGGACCTGGACTGCGTGCAGGACGTGCTGGGTGCAGCCGTGTTCCTGCAGATGCTGCCCGTGGTGGAGCTGTGTGAGGAGTTCCTCAAGGCCGCCATGAGCGTGGAGACCTGCCTCAACATCGGCCACATGGCCACCACCTTCAGCCTGGCCTCGCTCAAGGAATCGGTGGACACCTTCACCTTCCGGCACTTCCTGCAGATTGCTGAGGAGGAGGACTTCCTGCACCTGCCACTGGAGCGCCTCGTCTTCTTCCTGAAGAGCAACCGGCTGCAGAGCTGCGCCGAGATTGACCTGTTCCGTGTGGCCGTCCGCTGGCTGCAGCACGACCCCGCCCGGCGGCTGCGCGCCAGCCACGTGCTCTGCCACATCCGCTTCCCGCTCATGCGGTCCTCAGACCTGGTGGACAGCGTGCAGACGCTGGACATCATGGTGGAGGACGTGCTGTGCCGCCAGTACCTGCTGGAGGCCTTCAACTACCAGGTGCTCCCCTTCCGGCAGCATGAGATGCAGTCGCCACGCACAGCCGTGCGCTCGGACGTGCCCTCGCTGGTTGCCTTTGGCGGCACGCCCTACACCGACAGCGACCGCTCGGTCAGCAGCAAGGTGTACCAGCTGCCCGAGCCGGGGGCCCGCCACTTCCGTGAGCTGACGGAGATGGAGGTGGGCTGCAGCCACACGTGCGTGGCCGTGCTGGACAACTTCGTGTATGTGGCCGGGGGTCAGCACCTGCAGTACCGCAGTGGCGAGGGCGCCGTGGACTCCTGCTACCGCTACGACCCCCACCTGAACCGCTGGCTGCGCCTGCAGGCCATGCAGGAGAGCCGAATCCAGTTCCAGTTGAACGTGCTGTGCGGCATGGTATACGCCACGGGCGGCCGCAACCGGGCCGGCAGCCTGGCCTCAGTTGAGAGGTACTGCCCGCGGCGCAACGAGTGGGGCTATGCCTGCTCACTGAAGCGCCGCACGTGGGGCCATGCGGGTGCCTCGTCTGGGGGCCGCCTCTACATCTCGGGCGGCTATGGCATTTCGGTGGAGGACAAGAAGGCCCTGCATTGCTACGACCCCGAGACCGACCAGTGGGAGTTCAAGGCTCCCATGAGCGAGCCCCGAGTGCTCCACGCCATGGTGGGCGCCGGCGGCCGCATCTACGCCCTTGGCGGCCGCATGGACCACGTTGACCGCTGCTTCGACGTGCTGGCCGTGGAGTACTACGTGCCCGAGACGGACCAGTGGACCAGTGTGAGCCCCATGCGGGCCGGACAGTCAGAGGCCGGCTGCTGCCTGCTGGACAGGAAGATCTACATCGTTGGAGGCTACAACTGGCGTCTCAACAATGTGACAGGCATCGTGCAGGTGTACAACACTGAGACGGACGAGTGGGAGCGCGACCTGCACTTCCCGGAGTCCTTTGCGGGCATCGCCTGTGCCCCTGTCCTGCTGCCCCGGGCCAGGACCAGGAGGTAG